From Pseudomonas sp. StFLB209, a single genomic window includes:
- a CDS encoding sarcosine oxidase subunit alpha: MSQTNRLPNGGRIDRSKVLNFTFNGQTYQGFAGDSLASALLANGVDVIGRSFKYSRPRGIFAAGAEEPNAVLQLGATEATQIPNVRATQQALYTGLVATSTNGWPSVNTDVMGILGKVGGKMMPPGFYYKTFMYPQSFWMTYEKYIRKAAGLGRSPLENDPDRYDNYNQHCDVLVVGSGPAGLAAALAAARSGARVILADEQEEFGGSLLDTRESLDGKPATEWVASVVAELAGLKNVVLLPRATVNGYHDHNFLTIHERLTDHLGDRAPIGQVRHRVHRVRAKRVVLATGTHERPLVYANNDVPGNMLAGAVSTYVRRYGVAPGKKLVLSTNNDYAYRVALDWLDAGLQVVAIADARHNPRGSLVEEARAKGLRILTSSAVIEARGTKRVTGARVAAIDLKSMKVTSPGEWLDADLIASSGGYSPVVHLASHLGGRPVWREDILGFVAGDAPQKRVCVGGLNGVYSLGDTLADGFEGGVRAASEAGFQAVEGVLPKTVSRTEEPTVALFQVPHDKGTARAPKQFVDLQNDVTAAAIELATREGFESVEHVKRYTALGFGTDQGKLGNVNGLAIAARSLNVTIPEMGTTMFRPNYTPVTFGAVAGRHCGHLFEPVRFTALHAWHVKNGAEFEDVGQWKRPWYFPKGGEDMHAAVARECKAVRDSVGLLDASTLGKIDIQGPDAREFLNRVYTNAWTKLDVGKARYGLMCKEDGMVFDDGVTACVGDNHFVMTTTTGGAARVLQWLELYQQTEWPDLKVYFTSVTDHWATLTLSGPNSRKLLSELTDIDLGREAFPFMTWKEGEVAGVPARIFRISFTGELSYEVNVQADYAMGVLEKIAEAGKKYNLTPYGTETMHVLRAEKGFIIVGQDTDSSMTPDDLNMGWCVGRTKPFSWIGWRGMNREDCVREQRKQLVGLKPLDPKRWLPEGAQLVFDPNQSIPMKMVGHVTSSYAHNSLGYSFALAVVKGGINRMGEKVYAPLADGSVIEAEIVSTVFFDPKNERQNIE; this comes from the coding sequence ATGAGCCAGACCAATCGTCTGCCCAATGGCGGCCGTATCGACCGTAGCAAGGTGCTGAACTTCACCTTCAACGGTCAGACCTACCAAGGCTTTGCCGGTGACTCTCTGGCGTCCGCTCTGCTGGCCAACGGCGTTGATGTGATCGGCCGCAGCTTCAAGTACTCGCGCCCGCGCGGCATCTTTGCCGCCGGTGCCGAAGAGCCGAACGCTGTGTTGCAACTCGGTGCCACCGAGGCCACCCAGATTCCGAACGTGCGGGCCACACAACAGGCGCTGTACACCGGGCTGGTCGCCACCAGCACCAACGGCTGGCCAAGCGTGAACACCGACGTGATGGGTATCTTGGGTAAAGTCGGCGGCAAGATGATGCCACCGGGCTTCTACTACAAGACCTTCATGTACCCGCAGTCGTTCTGGATGACTTACGAAAAGTACATCCGCAAGGCCGCAGGTCTCGGCCGTTCTCCTCTGGAAAACGACCCTGACCGTTACGACAACTACAACCAGCACTGCGACGTGCTGGTGGTCGGTTCCGGCCCTGCCGGTCTGGCCGCAGCCCTGGCCGCTGCGCGCAGCGGTGCCCGGGTGATCCTGGCTGACGAACAGGAAGAGTTCGGCGGCAGCCTGCTCGACACCCGCGAAAGCCTGGACGGCAAGCCGGCCACCGAATGGGTTGCCAGCGTGGTTGCCGAACTGGCGGGCCTGAAGAACGTCGTGCTGCTGCCTCGCGCTACGGTCAACGGCTACCACGACCACAACTTCCTGACCATTCACGAGCGTCTGACCGACCACCTGGGTGACCGTGCGCCGATCGGCCAGGTTCGCCACCGTGTGCACCGTGTACGTGCCAAGCGGGTTGTGCTGGCCACCGGTACCCACGAGCGGCCGCTGGTTTACGCCAACAACGACGTACCGGGCAACATGCTGGCCGGTGCCGTGTCGACCTACGTGCGTCGTTATGGCGTGGCACCGGGCAAGAAGCTGGTGCTGTCGACCAACAATGATTATGCCTACCGCGTGGCGCTGGACTGGCTGGATGCCGGACTGCAAGTGGTGGCGATTGCCGATGCCCGTCATAACCCGCGTGGTTCGCTGGTTGAAGAGGCGCGTGCCAAAGGCCTGCGCATCCTGACCTCCAGTGCGGTGATCGAAGCCCGTGGCACCAAGCGTGTGACCGGTGCCCGCGTGGCGGCCATCGACCTGAAAAGCATGAAAGTCACCAGCCCTGGTGAATGGCTCGATGCTGACCTGATCGCCAGCTCCGGCGGCTACAGCCCGGTCGTGCACCTGGCTTCGCACCTGGGCGGCCGGCCGGTATGGCGTGAAGACATTCTTGGCTTCGTGGCCGGCGATGCCCCTCAGAAGCGTGTTTGCGTCGGTGGTCTGAACGGCGTTTACAGCCTGGGCGACACCCTGGCCGATGGTTTCGAAGGTGGCGTGCGTGCGGCCAGCGAAGCCGGTTTCCAGGCGGTCGAAGGCGTGCTGCCGAAAACCGTAAGTCGTACCGAAGAGCCGACTGTCGCGCTGTTCCAGGTGCCGCACGACAAGGGCACCGCCCGTGCGCCGAAGCAGTTCGTCGACCTGCAGAACGACGTCACCGCAGCGGCCATTGAACTGGCAACCCGTGAGGGCTTCGAGTCGGTCGAGCACGTCAAGCGCTACACCGCGCTGGGCTTCGGTACTGATCAGGGCAAACTGGGTAACGTCAACGGTCTGGCCATCGCCGCCCGTTCGCTGAACGTGACCATCCCCGAGATGGGCACCACCATGTTCCGCCCCAACTACACACCGGTGACCTTCGGTGCGGTCGCCGGCCGTCACTGCGGTCACCTCTTCGAGCCAGTGCGTTTCACCGCACTGCACGCCTGGCACGTGAAAAACGGCGCCGAGTTCGAAGACGTCGGCCAGTGGAAGCGCCCTTGGTACTTCCCCAAAGGTGGTGAAGACATGCACGCGGCCGTGGCCCGTGAGTGCAAGGCAGTGCGTGACAGCGTCGGCCTGCTGGACGCTTCGACCCTCGGCAAGATCGACATCCAGGGCCCGGATGCCCGCGAGTTCCTCAACCGCGTTTACACCAACGCCTGGACCAAACTGGATGTGGGCAAGGCGCGTTACGGCCTGATGTGTAAAGAAGACGGCATGGTATTCGACGACGGCGTGACCGCCTGTGTCGGCGACAACCATTTCGTGATGACCACCACCACCGGCGGCGCGGCGCGCGTTCTGCAGTGGCTGGAGCTGTATCAGCAGACCGAATGGCCGGACCTGAAGGTGTACTTCACCTCCGTGACCGACCACTGGGCGACCCTGACCCTGTCGGGCCCGAACAGTCGCAAACTGCTGTCGGAACTGACCGACATCGACCTGGGCCGTGAAGCGTTCCCGTTCATGACCTGGAAAGAAGGCGAAGTGGCCGGCGTACCGGCGCGGATCTTCCGGATTTCGTTCACCGGCGAGCTGTCGTACGAAGTCAACGTCCAGGCTGACTACGCCATGGGTGTGCTGGAGAAGATCGCCGAGGCCGGCAAGAAGTACAACCTGACCCCGTACGGCACCGAAACCATGCACGTGCTGCGGGCCGAGAAGGGCTTCATCATCGTAGGCCAGGACACTGACTCCTCGATGACCCCGGACGACCTGAACATGGGCTGGTGTGTGGGCCGCACCAAACCGTTCTCGTGGATCGGCTGGCGTGGCATGAACCGCGAAGACTGCGTGCGCGAGCAGCGCAAGCAACTGGTCGGTCTCAAGCCGCTGGACCCGAAACGCTGGCTGCCGGAAGGTGCCCAGTTGGTGTTCGATCCTAACCAGTCGATCCCGATGAAGATGGTCGGTCACGTGACCTCCAGCTACGCGCACAACTCGTTGGGCTATTCGTTTGCCCTGGCCGTGGTCAAAGGCGGTATCAACCGTATGGGCGAGAAGGTCTACGCACCGCTGGCCGATGGCAGCGTGATCGAGGCCGAGATCGTTTCGACCGTGTTCTTCGATCCGAAGAACGAGCGCCAGAACATCGAGTAA
- a CDS encoding sarcosine oxidase subunit delta — MLQIFCPHCGELRSEEEFHSAGQAHIPRPLDPNACTDEQWGDYMFFRDNPRGIHHELWDHAAGCRQYFNVTRNTVTYEILETYPIGAKPQFTAEGEKV, encoded by the coding sequence ATGTTGCAAATCTTCTGTCCTCACTGTGGCGAGCTGCGCTCCGAAGAGGAATTCCACTCGGCCGGCCAGGCGCACATTCCGCGCCCGCTGGACCCCAATGCCTGCACCGACGAGCAGTGGGGCGACTACATGTTTTTCCGTGATAACCCGCGCGGTATTCACCATGAACTGTGGGACCACGCTGCCGGCTGCCGTCAGTACTTCAACGTCACCCGCAATACCGTGACCTACGAAATTCTCGAAACCTATCCGATTGGCGCCAAGCCACAGTTCACCGCCGAGGGAGAAAAGGTATGA
- a CDS encoding sarcosine oxidase subunit beta family protein, which translates to MKRYSGFGLFKHSLSHHENWQRMWRTPTPKQVYDVVIVGGGGHGLATAYYLAKEHGITNVAVIEKGYLGGGNTARNTTIVRSNYLWDESAHLYEHAMKLWEGLSQDINYNVMFSQRGVYNLCHTLQDIRDSERRVSANRLNGVDGELLNTEQVAAEIPYLDCSKNTRYPILGATVQRRGGVARHDAVAWGYARAADALGVDLIQQTEVTGFRKQNGVCIGVETTKGFIGAKRVGVVTAGNSGHMAKLAGFRLPLESHPLQALVSEPIKPIIDSVIMSNAVHGYISQSDKGDLVIGAGIDGWVGYGQRGSYPVIEHTIQAIVEMFPILSRVRMNRQWGGIVDTSPDACPIISKTPVPNMFFNCGWGTGGFKATPGSGNVFAASLAKGEMHPLAAPFSIDRFHNGALIDEHGAAAVAH; encoded by the coding sequence ATGAAACGTTATTCGGGCTTCGGCCTTTTCAAGCACTCCCTCAGCCACCACGAGAACTGGCAGCGCATGTGGCGCACGCCAACGCCCAAGCAGGTCTACGATGTGGTCATCGTCGGCGGTGGCGGCCATGGTCTGGCGACCGCCTACTACCTGGCCAAGGAACACGGCATCACCAACGTGGCGGTGATCGAGAAGGGTTATCTGGGCGGCGGCAACACCGCCCGTAACACCACTATCGTGCGCTCCAACTACCTGTGGGACGAATCGGCCCACCTGTACGAGCACGCCATGAAGTTGTGGGAAGGCCTGTCGCAGGACATCAACTACAACGTGATGTTCTCCCAGCGCGGCGTCTACAACCTGTGCCACACCCTGCAGGACATCCGTGATTCTGAGCGTCGGGTCAGCGCCAACCGCCTCAACGGGGTGGACGGTGAGCTGCTCAACACTGAACAGGTCGCGGCCGAGATTCCGTACCTGGACTGCTCGAAGAACACCCGCTACCCGATCCTCGGCGCCACCGTACAACGCCGTGGCGGCGTGGCTCGTCACGATGCTGTGGCCTGGGGCTATGCCCGTGCCGCCGACGCCCTGGGCGTCGACCTGATCCAGCAGACCGAAGTGACCGGTTTTCGCAAGCAGAACGGCGTGTGCATCGGTGTCGAAACCACCAAGGGCTTCATTGGCGCCAAGCGCGTCGGGGTGGTCACTGCCGGTAACTCCGGGCACATGGCCAAACTGGCGGGCTTCCGTCTGCCGCTGGAATCGCACCCGCTGCAGGCGCTGGTTTCCGAGCCGATCAAGCCGATCATCGACAGCGTGATCATGTCCAACGCCGTACACGGTTACATCAGCCAGTCCGACAAGGGCGACCTGGTGATCGGTGCCGGTATCGACGGCTGGGTCGGCTACGGCCAGCGCGGTTCGTACCCGGTGATCGAGCACACCATCCAGGCCATCGTCGAGATGTTCCCGATCCTGTCGCGGGTGCGCATGAACCGTCAGTGGGGCGGGATCGTCGACACTTCGCCGGATGCCTGCCCGATCATCTCCAAGACACCGGTGCCGAACATGTTCTTCAACTGCGGTTGGGGGACCGGTGGCTTCAAGGCCACGCCGGGTTCGGGCAACGTGTTTGCCGCCAGTCTTGCCAAGGGCGAGATGCACCCGTTGGCGGCACCGTTCTCCATCGACCGTTTCCACAACGGTGCCCTCATCGACGAACACGGCGCTGCTGCCGTCGCTCACTAA
- the glyA gene encoding serine hydroxymethyltransferase — MFSKQDQIQGYDDALLAAINAEEQRQEDHIELIASENYTSKRVMQAQGSGLTNKYAEGYPGKRYYGGCEHVDKVEQLAIDRAKELFGADYANVQPHSGSSANSAVYLALLQAGDTILGMSLAHGGHLTHGAKVSSSGKLYNAVQYGIDTDTGLINYDEVERLAVEHKPKMIVAGFSAYSKTLDFPRFRAIADKVGALLFVDMAHVAGLVAAGLYPNPIPFADVVTTTTHKTLRGPRGGLILAKANEEIEKKLNAAVFPGAQGGPLMHVIAAKAVCFKEALEPGFKAYQQQVINNAQAMAKVFIDRGFDVVSGGTDNHLFLVSLIRQGLTGKDADAALGRAHITVNKNAVPNDPQSPFVTSGLRIGTPAVTSRGFKETQCIELAGWICDILDNLGDADVEANVASHVAALCADFPVYR; from the coding sequence ATGTTCAGCAAACAAGACCAGATTCAGGGTTATGACGATGCACTGTTGGCGGCCATCAATGCCGAAGAGCAGCGTCAGGAAGACCACATTGAACTGATCGCCTCTGAAAACTACACCAGCAAGCGCGTCATGCAAGCGCAGGGCAGTGGCCTGACCAACAAGTACGCCGAAGGGTATCCGGGCAAGCGTTACTACGGCGGCTGCGAGCACGTCGACAAGGTCGAGCAACTGGCCATCGATCGCGCCAAGGAACTGTTCGGCGCTGATTACGCCAACGTCCAGCCGCACTCCGGCTCCTCGGCCAACTCGGCGGTCTACCTGGCGCTGCTGCAAGCCGGCGACACCATCCTGGGCATGAGCCTGGCCCATGGCGGTCACCTGACCCACGGTGCCAAGGTTTCTTCGTCGGGCAAGCTGTACAACGCCGTGCAGTACGGGATCGACACCGACACCGGTCTGATCAACTACGACGAAGTCGAGCGCCTGGCCGTCGAGCACAAGCCAAAGATGATCGTTGCCGGTTTTTCGGCCTACTCCAAGACCCTGGACTTCCCGCGCTTTCGCGCCATCGCTGACAAGGTCGGTGCGCTGCTGTTCGTCGACATGGCCCACGTGGCCGGTCTGGTCGCAGCGGGCCTGTACCCCAACCCGATCCCGTTCGCTGACGTGGTGACCACCACCACCCACAAGACCCTGCGCGGTCCACGTGGCGGCCTGATCCTGGCCAAGGCCAACGAAGAGATCGAGAAAAAACTCAACGCCGCCGTATTCCCCGGCGCTCAGGGCGGCCCGCTGATGCACGTCATCGCCGCCAAGGCCGTGTGCTTCAAAGAGGCGCTGGAGCCAGGCTTCAAGGCTTACCAGCAGCAGGTCATCAATAATGCCCAGGCCATGGCCAAGGTGTTTATCGACCGCGGCTTCGACGTGGTCTCCGGCGGTACTGACAACCACTTGTTCCTGGTCAGCCTGATCCGTCAGGGCCTGACCGGTAAAGATGCTGACGCGGCCCTGGGCCGCGCGCACATCACCGTCAACAAGAACGCCGTACCGAATGACCCGCAGTCGCCGTTCGTGACTTCGGGCCTGCGGATCGGCACCCCGGCTGTCACCAGCCGTGGCTTCAAAGAAACCCAATGCATCGAGCTGGCCGGCTGGATCTGCGACATCCTCGACAACCTCGGCGATGCCGATGTCGAGGCTAACGTCGCCAGCCATGTTGCCGCCCTGTGCGCCGATTTCCCGGTTTACCGCTGA